A stretch of Bombina bombina isolate aBomBom1 chromosome 2, aBomBom1.pri, whole genome shotgun sequence DNA encodes these proteins:
- the LOC128647509 gene encoding P2X purinoceptor 7-like translates to MASNYDNLTGRTLLELSQQEVQDMMQTLIAERNAEIREIDVSQSHQWDPRRSVEELERESSADDSENQSYSIDENSIRLENLEWCLCGNCQLMPSIIESICCREKEEILYHIPDGKSCICESENHIHENDQGFLNRVAQIIGSLGPMRSQSRQAITQRAYRKLSYRAFSTWINGEMGPRNRKPIPSCVVNSIRRRFPAPDNIYVGFHYPEDDGPATEMILD, encoded by the exons ATGGCATCAAACTACGACAACCTTACTGGAAGAACTCTTCTGGAACTGAGTCAACAAGAGGTGCAAGACATG ATGCAAACTCTAATAGCTGAACGGAATGCGGAGATAAGAGAAATAGATGTTTCCCAAAGTCATCAATGGGATCCAAGAAGATCTGTAGAAGAACTTGAAAGGGAGTCATCTGCTGACGATTCAGAAAATCAAAGTTATTCAATCGATGAAAATTCTATTCGTCTTGAAAATTTAGAATGGTGTCTTTGTGGTAACTGTCAACTTATGCCTTCCATAATTGAAAGCATTTGTTGTCGTGAAAAGGAAGAGATTCTGTACCACATACCAGATGGTAAATCATGTATTTGCGAGTCTGAAAATCACATACATGAAAATGATCAGGGTTTCCTAAACCGTGTTGCCCAAATAATAGGAAGTCTTGGACCAATGCGTAGTCAATCCCGACAAGCTATTACGCAAAG AGCATATCGTAAACTGTCATATAGAGCCTTTTCAACATGGATAAATGGCGAAATGGGTCCAAGAAATAGGAAACCTATACCATCGTGTGTAGTCAATAGTATTCGACGACGTTTCCCAGCTCCGGATAATATTTATGTTGGGTTCCATTACCCTGAGGATGACGGACCAGCAACAGAGATGATATTAGATTAG